A section of the Halostella salina genome encodes:
- a CDS encoding heterodisulfide reductase-related iron-sulfur binding cluster, with protein MTYVAQASDAVTRETFWTISDVGKVAFYYLAAVAILVFLYGVYDRFARYARGTDDPFERLDDLPRRVVSATTTVFSNRKQFDRDLYGGVMHAFIFWGFLTLLIGTTILGIDMDIARTVGESFWTGDFYLAYSLTMDAMGLLFVVGIGMAIYRRYWVRNERLWGKHTGVEDDLFVWSLFVLGVGGYVTEGLRILGTGFPEFETVSFVGWFVALVLQGAGLDAAGAEALYWWSWWSHAIIALVFVAAVPYAKPFHMISSYANVVTSDDQAGKRLPGVPADASPEEIGYTDVDDFSWKDRLDQDACTKCGRCSSACPAKASGRPLDPRDVILDLKSYRESLDAGETEEQPIVADGGTSVINSETMESCMACMACMDACPVDIEHLKQFTEMNRRLTESGQMDANVQDAMMNVFQNGNTFGDPERKRPEWTEDLDFEVPDAREEPVEYVWYVGDYPSYDERNRRIARALATVFERAGVDYGILYEDEQTDGNDVRRVGEEGLYEMLVEDNAAAIQDCEFEKIVCTDPHSYNTFMNEYPEFDACEWTADDVFHYTQVVDELAERGALDLDGTELNYTVTYHDPCHLGRYNDVFEAPRDLVRATGADLYEMPRNRSDSFCCGGGGGGLWMEVEEETKPSEERLREALEDTDAGDAVEKFVVACPMCATMYEDGRKTGGFEDDIEVVGLTELLAEAIGEEERVAAA; from the coding sequence ATGACATACGTGGCCCAGGCGTCGGACGCGGTCACGCGGGAGACCTTCTGGACCATCAGCGACGTCGGGAAGGTCGCGTTCTACTACCTCGCGGCGGTCGCGATCCTCGTGTTCCTCTACGGGGTGTACGACCGCTTCGCCCGCTACGCCCGCGGCACCGACGACCCGTTCGAGCGGCTCGACGACCTGCCCCGCCGGGTGGTGTCGGCGACGACGACCGTCTTCTCCAACCGCAAGCAGTTCGACCGCGACCTGTACGGCGGCGTGATGCACGCATTCATCTTCTGGGGGTTCCTGACCCTGCTCATCGGGACGACGATCCTCGGGATCGACATGGACATCGCCCGGACGGTCGGCGAGTCGTTCTGGACGGGCGACTTCTACCTGGCCTACTCGCTGACGATGGACGCGATGGGCCTGCTCTTCGTCGTCGGGATCGGGATGGCGATCTACCGGCGCTACTGGGTCCGCAACGAGCGCCTGTGGGGCAAACACACCGGCGTCGAGGACGACCTGTTCGTCTGGTCGCTGTTCGTGCTCGGCGTCGGCGGCTACGTCACCGAGGGCCTGCGGATCCTCGGCACCGGCTTCCCCGAGTTCGAGACGGTGAGCTTCGTCGGCTGGTTCGTCGCGCTCGTGCTCCAGGGGGCCGGCCTCGACGCCGCCGGGGCCGAGGCGCTGTACTGGTGGTCGTGGTGGTCCCACGCGATCATCGCCCTCGTCTTCGTCGCCGCGGTGCCGTACGCCAAGCCGTTCCACATGATCTCCTCGTACGCCAACGTCGTCACGAGCGACGATCAGGCCGGCAAGCGCCTCCCCGGCGTCCCCGCGGACGCCAGCCCCGAGGAGATCGGGTACACCGACGTGGACGACTTCTCCTGGAAGGACCGCCTCGACCAAGACGCCTGCACGAAATGCGGCCGGTGTTCGTCGGCGTGTCCGGCGAAGGCCTCGGGCCGCCCGCTCGACCCGCGGGACGTGATCCTCGACCTGAAGTCCTACCGCGAGTCGCTCGACGCCGGCGAGACGGAGGAACAGCCCATCGTCGCCGACGGCGGGACGAGCGTCATCAACAGCGAGACGATGGAGTCCTGCATGGCCTGCATGGCCTGCATGGACGCCTGCCCGGTCGACATCGAGCACCTGAAGCAGTTCACGGAGATGAACCGCCGGCTGACCGAGTCCGGGCAGATGGACGCCAACGTGCAGGACGCGATGATGAACGTGTTCCAGAACGGCAACACGTTCGGCGACCCCGAGCGCAAGCGCCCCGAGTGGACCGAGGATCTGGACTTCGAGGTGCCCGACGCCCGCGAGGAGCCGGTCGAGTACGTCTGGTACGTCGGCGACTACCCCAGCTACGACGAGCGCAACCGCCGGATCGCCCGGGCGCTGGCCACCGTGTTCGAGCGCGCCGGTGTCGACTACGGCATCCTCTACGAGGACGAGCAGACCGACGGCAACGACGTGCGCCGCGTCGGCGAGGAGGGCCTCTACGAGATGCTCGTCGAGGACAACGCGGCCGCCATTCAGGACTGCGAGTTCGAGAAGATCGTCTGTACGGACCCCCACTCGTACAACACGTTCATGAACGAGTACCCCGAGTTCGACGCCTGCGAGTGGACGGCCGACGACGTGTTCCACTACACGCAGGTCGTCGACGAACTGGCCGAACGGGGCGCGCTCGACCTCGACGGGACGGAACTCAACTACACCGTCACCTACCACGACCCCTGTCACCTCGGCCGGTACAACGACGTGTTCGAGGCCCCCCGAGACCTCGTCCGGGCGACCGGCGCGGACCTCTACGAGATGCCGCGCAACCGCTCCGATTCGTTCTGCTGTGGCGGGGGCGGCGGCGGCCTCTGGATGGAAGTCGAGGAGGAGACCAAACCCAGCGAGGAACGTCTGCGCGAAGCGCTGGAGGACACCGACGCGGGCGACGCCGTCGAGAAGTTCGTCGTCGCCTGCCCGATGTGCGCGACGATGTACGAGGACGGCCGGAAGACCGGCGGCTTCGAGGACGACATCGAGGTCGTCGGGCTGACGGAACTGCTCGCCGAGGCGATCGGGGAGGAAGAGCGGGTCGCGGCGGCATAG
- a CDS encoding DUF433 domain-containing protein → MGIVRDSEHSDGVPTVEGTGIRVEDIASAYEHSGYDPDEITQLYPDLSLGDVHRALAYYYDHIDDFRSPSSDPASA, encoded by the coding sequence ATGGGAATCGTCCGGGACTCCGAGCACAGCGACGGCGTACCGACGGTCGAGGGGACCGGGATCCGGGTCGAGGACATCGCCTCGGCGTACGAACACAGCGGATACGACCCGGACGAGATCACGCAACTATACCCCGATCTCAGTCTCGGAGACGTGCATCGGGCCCTCGCATACTACTACGACCACATCGACGACTTCCGGTCGCCCTCATCCGATCCGGCCTCCGCATGA
- a CDS encoding DUF5615 family PIN-like protein gives MTRPLYCDESIWIPAADGLRRRGWTVHTARDEGTLGDPDRAQLRYAVEHDWLLLTFDDDFLSLVEGQALEHSGVIYVRQAGREIGDVVKAVDEHLQHRPDGDRSIHYL, from the coding sequence ATGACGAGACCGCTGTACTGCGACGAGAGTATCTGGATCCCTGCGGCCGACGGACTCCGTCGGCGCGGGTGGACGGTTCACACGGCACGTGACGAAGGAACCCTAGGCGATCCCGACCGTGCGCAGTTGCGGTACGCAGTCGAACACGACTGGCTGCTGCTGACGTTCGACGACGATTTTCTCTCGCTCGTCGAAGGCCAGGCGCTGGAGCACAGCGGCGTGATCTACGTGCGCCAGGCCGGACGGGAGATCGGTGACGTGGTGAAAGCGGTCGATGAACACCTACAGCACCGACCCGACGGCGATCGGTCGATACACTACCTCTAG
- a CDS encoding GNAT family N-acetyltransferase produces the protein MPGAAFLRGECVTLRTVEEDDLEFIRDNIDDPRVRRPLTSASPTNLETTREHFEERTSDDDAGVELAVCVDDGARSFENAESDGPRDGGVLGTVSLFDIDGSAGHAEIAYWLTPEAHGQGIMTEAARLIVRYAFEELRLHRVRGRALATNEGSKRVLQKCGMEREAVAREAENVNGEYVDMVYFGVLREEWEARFG, from the coding sequence ATGCCCGGCGCTGCCTTCCTGCGGGGCGAGTGCGTCACTCTCCGCACTGTCGAGGAGGATGACCTCGAGTTCATCCGGGACAACATCGACGACCCGCGCGTCCGCCGGCCGCTGACGAGCGCGTCCCCGACCAACCTCGAAACCACCCGCGAACATTTCGAGGAGCGCACCTCCGACGACGACGCCGGCGTCGAACTGGCCGTCTGCGTCGACGACGGCGCGCGCAGCTTCGAGAACGCGGAGAGCGACGGCCCGCGCGACGGCGGGGTCCTCGGCACCGTCTCGCTGTTCGACATCGACGGATCGGCGGGCCACGCCGAGATCGCCTACTGGCTCACGCCCGAGGCCCACGGGCAGGGGATCATGACCGAGGCCGCCCGGCTGATCGTCCGCTACGCGTTCGAGGAGCTTCGCCTCCACCGCGTCCGCGGCCGGGCGCTGGCGACCAACGAGGGGTCGAAACGCGTCCTGCAGAAGTGCGGCATGGAGCGCGAGGCCGTCGCCCGCGAGGCCGAGAACGTCAACGGCGAGTACGTCGACATGGTGTACTTCGGCGTGCTCCGCGAGGAGTGGGAAGCGCGGTTCGGCTGA
- a CDS encoding GNAT family N-acetyltransferase, translating into MPGGTFLAGDRVALRTVEEADLPFLRDHRNDPATRRPMTFDRPTNMEQQRERFEDLYDGDDAVLLACVDDEPVGHVALFHVDDSAGHAEVGYWLTPEEQGEGYATEAVSLLLDYAFAERRLHRVHARAIGPNEASRALLERLGFTHEGVQRDEEYVDGEHVDTHMYGLLAREWDEEVTA; encoded by the coding sequence ATGCCCGGCGGCACCTTCCTTGCCGGCGACCGCGTGGCCCTCCGCACGGTCGAGGAGGCGGACCTCCCCTTCCTCCGCGACCACCGGAACGACCCCGCGACGCGCCGCCCGATGACGTTCGACCGCCCGACGAACATGGAACAGCAGCGCGAGCGCTTCGAGGACCTGTACGACGGCGACGACGCCGTCCTGCTGGCCTGCGTCGACGACGAGCCGGTCGGCCACGTCGCGCTGTTCCACGTCGACGACTCGGCGGGCCACGCCGAGGTCGGCTACTGGCTCACGCCGGAGGAGCAGGGCGAGGGGTACGCGACCGAGGCCGTCTCGCTCCTGCTCGACTACGCCTTCGCCGAGCGCCGCCTCCACCGGGTCCACGCCCGGGCCATCGGGCCGAACGAGGCGTCCCGCGCGCTGCTGGAGCGACTCGGCTTCACCCACGAAGGCGTCCAGCGCGACGAGGAGTACGTCGACGGCGAGCACGTCGACACCCACATGTACGGCCTGCTCGCCCGCGAGTGGGACGAAGAGGTGACGGCCTGA
- a CDS encoding DedA family protein: MQSEAPSVERGRVRRLLSEYGPIALAAGVAVAAVVGIALVFLGDEQLARQWLDRYGLVALFAILILEGAMLLYFAPSEALVPAGIALLSNSTADTALIILAAVAGATVGQFALFTVAKRYGRSYLLDRSWFRVSASSLDRFEGWFDRWGRIVVPVSNALLFTRGMLTVPAGLAEMSDREFVALSAVGSLLFQTWIALTWIYLGEYVTALL; this comes from the coding sequence ATGCAGTCGGAAGCCCCCTCCGTCGAGCGCGGCCGCGTCCGCCGGCTCCTCTCGGAGTACGGCCCGATCGCGCTGGCCGCCGGCGTCGCGGTCGCCGCAGTCGTCGGGATCGCGCTCGTGTTTCTCGGCGACGAGCAGCTCGCCCGGCAGTGGCTCGACCGGTACGGACTCGTCGCGCTGTTCGCCATCCTGATCCTCGAGGGCGCGATGCTGCTGTACTTCGCGCCCAGCGAGGCGCTCGTCCCCGCCGGCATCGCCCTGCTGTCGAACTCGACGGCGGACACGGCGCTCATCATCCTCGCCGCGGTGGCGGGCGCGACGGTCGGCCAGTTCGCGCTGTTCACCGTCGCCAAGCGCTACGGCCGGAGCTACCTGCTGGACCGGTCCTGGTTCCGGGTGAGCGCGTCGTCGCTCGACCGGTTCGAGGGCTGGTTCGACCGCTGGGGCCGGATCGTCGTCCCCGTGAGCAACGCCCTGCTGTTCACCCGCGGAATGCTCACGGTCCCTGCCGGACTGGCCGAGATGAGCGACCGCGAGTTCGTCGCCCTCTCGGCGGTCGGCAGCCTCCTGTTCCAGACGTGGATCGCGCTGACGTGGATCTACCTCGGCGAGTACGTCACGGCGCTGCTCTGA
- the hemB gene encoding porphobilinogen synthase — translation MTLTRRPRRLRQDGVRDLVSETDLDASDLIAPVFVDATVDERRPIESMPGHERVPVDESVARVEELLAVGVESVMLFGVPESKDERGTRAWAEDGVVQRATRRIADETDAYLITDVCLCEYTDHGHCGVLEDTAAEDPDVTVRNDETLDLLSKTAVSHANAGADMVAPSSMTDGMVGAIREDLDAAGHDHVPILSYAVKYESAFYGPFRDAADGAPAFGDRRHYQMDPGNRREAIREAELDVEQGADALMVKPALPYLDVVSDVRENFEHPVAAYNVSGEYAMLHAAADRGWLDLEATAVESLLSIKRAGADLILTYFAEDVADAL, via the coding sequence ATGACTCTCACCCGACGTCCGCGCCGCCTGCGACAGGACGGCGTCCGCGACCTCGTCAGCGAGACCGACCTCGACGCCAGCGACCTGATCGCGCCGGTGTTCGTCGACGCGACGGTCGACGAGCGCCGTCCCATCGAGTCGATGCCCGGCCACGAGCGCGTCCCCGTCGACGAGTCGGTCGCCCGGGTCGAGGAACTGCTCGCCGTCGGCGTCGAGTCCGTGATGCTGTTCGGCGTCCCCGAGTCCAAGGACGAGCGCGGCACGCGCGCCTGGGCCGAGGACGGCGTCGTCCAGCGGGCGACCCGGCGGATCGCCGACGAGACCGACGCATACCTGATCACGGACGTGTGTCTCTGCGAGTACACGGACCACGGCCACTGCGGGGTGCTGGAGGACACAGCAGCCGAGGACCCGGACGTGACCGTCCGCAACGACGAGACGCTCGACCTGCTTTCGAAGACGGCCGTCTCGCACGCGAACGCGGGCGCGGACATGGTCGCCCCGTCGAGTATGACCGACGGGATGGTCGGGGCGATCCGGGAGGACCTCGACGCCGCCGGCCACGACCACGTGCCGATCCTGAGTTACGCGGTGAAGTACGAGAGCGCCTTCTACGGTCCGTTCCGCGACGCGGCGGACGGCGCGCCCGCCTTCGGCGACCGCCGCCACTATCAGATGGACCCGGGCAACCGCCGCGAGGCGATTCGCGAGGCCGAACTCGACGTGGAGCAGGGGGCCGACGCGCTGATGGTCAAGCCCGCGCTCCCCTATCTCGACGTGGTCAGCGACGTGCGCGAGAACTTCGAGCATCCCGTCGCCGCCTACAACGTCAGCGGCGAGTACGCGATGCTGCACGCCGCCGCGGACAGGGGGTGGCTGGATCTGGAGGCGACCGCGGTCGAGTCCCTGCTGTCGATCAAACGCGCCGGCGCGGACCTGATTCTGACGTACTTCGCGGAGGACGTGGCCGACGCGCTGTAG
- a CDS encoding ammonium transporter: MLSDVVLQATVEDLETIVEGVNLMWVLVVTFLIFFMHAGFAMLEAGQVRSKNVANQLTKNLLTWSVGVLAFFVVGAGVSTVIGTLTSSGTFAPADLYSTMTTNAVNDWVGWLFGAVFAMTAATIVSGAVAGRAKLRAYVSYTVLLAAVIYPVVTGFTWGGGLLAVNDGAANGFIASALGDVAFADFAGGMIVHGMGGIAGLTAAYVIGPRMDRYNSDGSANVIPGHSMTFAALGTLILAFGWYGFNVGTAATVFAVEDGSIVLGAFDYVGRVALNTTLGMAAGAVGAGAAALYKSGKVDTLYVANGLLAGLVGVTASANVVVWYGGIISGFVAGAQLPFVFEFVEKRLKIDDVCAVFPVHGSAGVVGALLLPFFHVDGFSASLLAAQVIGVVVISAWTILATAAVFGLFKSMGQARVSPEHERDGLDVSEHGVDTYPEFGKPDTVTDGGMDVVRTDGGSSGIKMVTAIVRPDRLGDVKQSLAEVGAPSLTVTNVSGRGSQPAKKGQWRGEEYTVDLHQKVKVECVVADIPADDVVAAIADGAKTGEPGDGKIFVMPVEDAMQVRTGNTGPEAV; this comes from the coding sequence ATGCTGTCGGACGTGGTGCTGCAGGCGACCGTGGAGGACCTGGAGACGATCGTGGAGGGTGTGAACCTCATGTGGGTGCTGGTCGTCACCTTCCTGATCTTCTTCATGCACGCCGGCTTCGCGATGCTGGAGGCGGGGCAGGTGCGCTCGAAGAACGTGGCGAACCAGCTGACGAAGAACCTGCTGACCTGGAGCGTCGGCGTCCTCGCCTTCTTCGTCGTCGGCGCGGGCGTCTCGACGGTCATCGGGACGCTGACGAGCAGCGGGACCTTCGCGCCCGCCGACCTCTACAGCACGATGACGACCAACGCGGTCAACGACTGGGTCGGCTGGCTGTTCGGCGCGGTGTTCGCGATGACCGCCGCGACGATCGTCTCCGGCGCGGTGGCCGGTCGCGCGAAGCTCCGCGCGTACGTCAGCTACACGGTCCTGCTGGCCGCGGTCATCTACCCCGTCGTCACCGGCTTCACCTGGGGCGGGGGCCTGCTGGCCGTCAACGACGGCGCGGCGAACGGCTTCATCGCCAGCGCGCTCGGTGACGTCGCCTTCGCCGACTTCGCGGGCGGCATGATCGTCCACGGGATGGGCGGTATCGCGGGGCTCACGGCGGCGTACGTCATCGGCCCGCGGATGGACCGCTACAACTCCGACGGCTCCGCCAACGTCATCCCCGGTCACTCGATGACGTTCGCGGCGCTTGGCACGCTGATCCTCGCCTTCGGCTGGTACGGCTTCAACGTCGGCACGGCCGCGACGGTCTTTGCCGTCGAGGACGGCTCGATAGTGCTCGGCGCGTTCGACTACGTCGGCCGCGTCGCGCTCAACACCACGCTCGGCATGGCCGCGGGGGCCGTCGGTGCCGGGGCGGCGGCGCTGTACAAGTCCGGCAAGGTCGACACGCTGTACGTCGCGAACGGGCTGCTCGCCGGACTGGTCGGCGTGACCGCGTCCGCGAACGTCGTCGTCTGGTACGGCGGCATCATCTCCGGCTTCGTCGCCGGGGCGCAGCTCCCCTTCGTCTTCGAATTCGTCGAGAAGCGCCTGAAGATCGACGACGTGTGTGCCGTCTTCCCCGTCCACGGCTCGGCCGGGGTCGTCGGCGCGCTGCTGCTGCCGTTCTTCCACGTCGACGGCTTCAGCGCGAGCCTGCTCGCGGCGCAGGTCATCGGCGTCGTCGTCATCTCCGCGTGGACGATCCTGGCGACCGCCGCGGTGTTCGGGCTGTTCAAGTCCATGGGCCAGGCCCGCGTCTCGCCGGAACACGAGCGTGACGGCCTCGACGTCTCCGAGCACGGCGTCGACACCTACCCCGAGTTCGGCAAGCCCGACACCGTCACCGACGGCGGGATGGACGTCGTCCGCACGGACGGCGGCTCCAGCGGCATCAAGATGGTCACGGCCATCGTGCGCCCGGACCGCCTCGGCGACGTGAAGCAGTCGCTCGCGGAGGTCGGCGCGCCGTCGCTCACCGTGACGAACGTCTCCGGCCGCGGCAGCCAGCCCGCGAAGAAGGGCCAGTGGCGCGGCGAGGAGTACACGGTCGACCTGCACCAGAAGGTGAAAGTCGAGTGCGTCGTCGCCGACATCCCGGCCGACGACGTGGTCGCGGCCATCGCCGACGGCGCGAAGACCGGCGAGCCCGGCGACGGGAAGATCTTCGTGATGCCCGTCGAGGACGCGATGCAGGTCCGCACCGGCAACACGGGTCCCGAGGCTGTGTAG
- a CDS encoding DMT family transporter encodes MARYRTAVGFVLLGAVWGTSFPAAKAGLEVLPPALLAAFRFDAVAVLVLGYAALGEGRWRPAGRDWLAVVAAGVCIIAAHHALLFAGQQYVTSAVAAVVVSAIPVITAGASSVALPGERLDAPTVVGLLLGLVGVAVVARPDTGSVDASALGVALVFGAAMAWAVGAVAIERVRTDLPTPALQGWAMVVGAPLLHVASLALGESQAVAWTPRAAVAMAYLVVVAGGAGYLLYFSLLDLLGSVEINLVNYLVPVFAALAGWAALGESLTAATVVGFAVVFAGFALVKRRALRAELRAWTAT; translated from the coding sequence ATGGCACGGTACCGCACTGCGGTCGGGTTCGTCCTGCTGGGAGCCGTCTGGGGCACCTCCTTCCCGGCGGCGAAGGCGGGGCTGGAAGTGCTGCCACCGGCGCTGCTCGCGGCGTTTCGCTTCGACGCGGTCGCCGTGCTGGTGCTGGGGTACGCGGCGCTCGGCGAGGGGCGATGGCGGCCCGCGGGTCGCGACTGGCTGGCGGTCGTCGCCGCCGGCGTCTGTATCATCGCGGCCCACCACGCGCTGCTGTTCGCCGGCCAGCAGTACGTCACGAGCGCCGTCGCCGCCGTCGTGGTGAGCGCCATCCCGGTCATCACCGCGGGCGCGTCATCGGTCGCGCTCCCGGGCGAGCGCCTCGACGCGCCGACCGTCGTCGGCCTCCTGCTCGGACTGGTCGGCGTCGCGGTTGTCGCCCGGCCCGATACCGGAAGCGTCGACGCCTCGGCGCTCGGCGTGGCGCTGGTGTTCGGGGCCGCAATGGCGTGGGCGGTCGGCGCGGTGGCGATAGAGCGCGTCCGGACCGACCTCCCGACCCCGGCGCTCCAGGGGTGGGCGATGGTCGTCGGCGCGCCACTGCTCCACGTCGCCAGCCTCGCACTCGGCGAGTCGCAGGCGGTGGCGTGGACGCCGCGGGCCGCCGTCGCGATGGCGTACCTCGTCGTCGTCGCGGGCGGCGCGGGCTACCTGCTGTACTTCTCGCTGCTGGACCTGCTCGGCTCCGTCGAGATCAACCTCGTGAACTACCTCGTGCCCGTGTTCGCCGCGCTGGCGGGGTGGGCCGCCCTCGGCGAATCGCTCACCGCCGCGACGGTCGTCGGCTTCGCCGTGGTGTTCGCGGGGTTCGCGCTCGTCAAGCGCCGGGCGCTCCGGGCGGAGCTGCGGGCGTGGACCGCGACGTAG
- the hemL gene encoding glutamate-1-semialdehyde 2,1-aminomutase, with protein sequence MTHEQSRDLYDRALSVMPGGVNSSVRAAIEPYPPFAERGDGGHLIDADGNRYVDWVMGLGPLLYGHDTPEPVQAAVQSRASEGPMYGMPTEVEVEHAEFVARHVPSVEMIRFVNSGTEATVSAVRLARGYTGRNKIVVMQGGYHGAQESTLVEGDADHPRPSTNGIPQSFAQHTLPVPFNDEEAIHEVFEEHGDDIAAVLIEPILANKGIVTPVDGYHETVRELTEDHGSLLIWDEVITGFRVGGLQCAQGKYGITPDVTTFGKIIGGGYPVGAIGGKSGIIEHFTPSGDVFQAGTFSGHPVTMAAGLETLRYAAENDVYDHVNDLGDKLRRGLTDIVADQAPEYTVAGVDSMFKVLFTRDAPDDFDGHCEAGCRQRPDCPRYDHCPKNGTDVAAGETDRWRRVFWPKMKEQGVFLSQNQFESQFVSYAHTEEDVETTLEAYKEAL encoded by the coding sequence ATGACCCACGAGCAGTCCCGCGACCTCTACGACCGCGCGCTGTCGGTGATGCCCGGCGGCGTCAACTCCTCGGTCCGTGCGGCGATCGAACCGTACCCGCCGTTCGCCGAACGCGGCGACGGCGGCCACCTGATCGACGCGGACGGCAACCGCTACGTCGACTGGGTGATGGGCCTCGGCCCGCTGCTGTACGGTCACGACACGCCCGAACCGGTGCAGGCGGCTGTCCAGTCCCGCGCCAGCGAGGGGCCGATGTACGGCATGCCGACCGAGGTGGAGGTCGAACACGCCGAGTTCGTCGCCCGCCACGTCCCCAGCGTCGAGATGATTCGCTTCGTCAACAGCGGCACCGAGGCGACGGTGTCGGCGGTGCGCCTCGCCCGGGGCTACACCGGCCGGAACAAGATCGTCGTCATGCAGGGCGGCTACCACGGCGCGCAGGAGTCGACGCTCGTCGAGGGCGACGCCGACCACCCGCGGCCCTCCACCAACGGCATCCCGCAGTCGTTCGCCCAGCACACGCTCCCGGTCCCGTTCAACGACGAGGAAGCGATTCACGAGGTGTTCGAGGAGCACGGCGACGACATCGCGGCCGTGCTGATCGAGCCGATCCTCGCGAACAAGGGGATCGTGACGCCGGTCGACGGCTATCACGAGACCGTCCGGGAACTCACCGAGGACCACGGCTCCCTGCTCATCTGGGACGAGGTGATCACGGGGTTCCGCGTCGGCGGCCTCCAGTGCGCCCAGGGGAAGTACGGGATCACGCCCGACGTGACGACGTTCGGGAAGATCATCGGCGGCGGCTACCCCGTCGGCGCGATCGGCGGGAAATCGGGGATAATCGAACACTTCACGCCGTCGGGCGACGTGTTCCAGGCCGGCACGTTCTCGGGCCACCCCGTGACGATGGCCGCCGGCCTCGAAACGCTGCGCTACGCCGCCGAGAACGACGTGTACGACCACGTCAACGACCTCGGGGACAAGCTCCGGCGCGGCCTCACTGACATCGTCGCGGACCAGGCCCCCGAGTACACCGTCGCCGGCGTCGACAGCATGTTCAAGGTGCTGTTCACCCGCGACGCGCCCGACGACTTCGACGGCCACTGCGAGGCCGGCTGCCGGCAGCGCCCCGACTGTCCGCGCTACGACCACTGCCCGAAGAACGGCACGGACGTGGCCGCCGGTGAGACCGACCGCTGGCGGCGCGTGTTCTGGCCGAAGATGAAGGAACAGGGCGTGTTCCTCAGCCAGAACCAGTTCGAGTCCCAGTTCGTCAGCTACGCCCACACCGAGGAGGACGTGGAGACGACGCTGGAAGCGTACAAGGAGGCGCTGTAG
- the radA gene encoding DNA repair and recombination protein RadA, with protein MAADADLETLPGVGPATAEKLKDAGFDSFQGLAVASPSELSNTADVGDSTAADIVQAAREAADVGGFETGAAVLERREKIGKLSWQIDEVDELLGGGVETQSITEVYGEFGSGKSQVTHQLCVNVQLPKEHGGLGGAAMFIDSEDTFRPERIDDMVRGLSDEALEAFMEDREIEGGPDDDEAMDDLIESVLDKIHVAKAFNSNHQMLLAEKAQELANETQDDEYPIRLLCVDSLTAHFRAEYVGRGELAERQQKLNKHLHDLDKVGNLHNVAVLVTNQVASNPDSFFGDPTQPIGGNILGHKSTFRIYLRKSKGDKRIVRLVDAPNLADGEAVMRVEDGGLKPE; from the coding sequence ATGGCAGCAGATGCAGACCTCGAAACCCTACCCGGCGTCGGTCCCGCAACCGCAGAGAAGCTCAAGGATGCTGGCTTCGACTCCTTCCAGGGCCTCGCGGTAGCGAGCCCGAGCGAACTGTCGAACACCGCGGACGTCGGCGACAGCACCGCCGCCGACATCGTCCAGGCGGCCCGCGAGGCCGCCGACGTGGGCGGCTTCGAAACGGGCGCGGCCGTGCTGGAGCGCCGCGAGAAGATCGGCAAGCTCAGCTGGCAGATCGACGAGGTCGACGAGCTGCTCGGCGGCGGCGTCGAGACGCAGTCGATCACCGAGGTGTACGGCGAGTTCGGCTCCGGCAAGTCCCAGGTCACCCACCAGCTGTGCGTCAACGTTCAGCTGCCCAAGGAGCACGGCGGCCTCGGCGGTGCCGCGATGTTCATCGACAGCGAGGACACGTTCCGCCCGGAGCGCATCGACGACATGGTCCGGGGCCTGTCCGACGAGGCGCTGGAGGCGTTCATGGAAGACCGCGAGATCGAGGGCGGCCCCGACGACGACGAGGCGATGGACGACCTCATCGAGAGCGTCCTCGACAAGATCCACGTCGCCAAGGCGTTCAACTCCAACCACCAGATGCTGCTCGCCGAGAAGGCCCAGGAGCTCGCCAACGAGACGCAGGACGACGAGTACCCGATCCGCCTGCTCTGCGTCGACTCGCTGACCGCCCACTTCCGCGCCGAGTACGTCGGCCGCGGCGAACTCGCCGAGCGCCAGCAGAAGCTGAACAAGCACCTCCACGACCTCGATAAAGTCGGCAACCTCCACAACGTCGCGGTCCTCGTGACGAACCAGGTCGCCTCGAACCCCGACTCCTTCTTCGGGGACCCGACCCAGCCCATCGGCGGGAACATCCTCGGCCACAAGTCCACGTTCCGCATCTACCTCCGCAAGTCCAAGGGCGACAAGCGGATCGTCCGGCTCGTCGACGCCCCGAACCTCGCCGACGGCGAGGCCGTGATGCGCGTCGAGGACGGCGGGCTGAAGCCCGAATAA